The Notolabrus celidotus isolate fNotCel1 chromosome 6, fNotCel1.pri, whole genome shotgun sequence nucleotide sequence TAGTTACAGCTACTCAGTGGCAAACGTCGCTCTTGACTGACATTATAACACTGGGACTTATAGAAGGCATTACTAGTCAACCCCTGGTCACTGTATTAGTGAATGCTTCCTGGAGAAAGGTTAAAAAGGGTTGCACAACAACAGCTATTTGCACTCACAGATACTCTCCAATATATCAAGGTTTCATAGATTACAATTTGGGAATACATACGaccaaaaaaaaagctaaatattcactatcttctgttttttaacttgtttttgtgtataataatataatttggaCATAGCCCTGAGTTGTTGGTCTTCAGAGCATGTTCATTTTggctctgatgtgttttttaccttttctgaaatctgtaaATGATCCATTTTTTAATCTTGTAGCTCTACTCATGTGTGTTCTGTTATTATTAGGATTGAATGTAGTAATAAGTGAAGTGAAGATTTCTGCACAGAACTAGACAAACAAATTATTTTTATCCTCGTCACATGTCCACAGTTTTCCTTCTTTAAATTGTGGTGGAGCCACAAATCTGACCAAACAGGAGCGGACACATAAACTCAGTCATCCTGGCCCCTAAGCAGCCCGGGCCACACATCACTCCTCACCTGCTGCTCCCCTCCTGAGCCTTTTTACACACTGCGTTATCGATGACCTGCAACAGTGATAGCGGCTGACTTTTGAAGGTCAGGGAGGACTGATAGCTTTATgctatgttattttttttaatatcagcGGACAGATGCTGAGCCTGGAGGATGGAACATCCTCTGGCGGCGGACATGAAGTGGAGGGGACCAAGAGAGAGGGGCCCAGCGAGTATGAAATCAGCctggagaataaaaacaaacaggtatGCTTGtttttccagtgtgtgtgtgtgtgtgtgtgtgtgtgtgtgtgtgtgtgtgtgtgtgtgtgtgtgtgtgtgtgtgtttgaatgttctTGTGTGGGCCTGTAAGCATATGGTGGGATGGAGTTAAAGCTGCCTCCTCCACCTGTTAAAGCATGTGGAGGTGTGTGAAGCATCATTTGACACTGCGTCTTGcgtgacaaaaaaaacacattcagatcTATTTCTGTCCGTGTtgacatgaaaaaatgaaaacaccagCGATTCCACTGCCACGGCGACTTGAACGCAAAAGATGCTTGGTTGTCATGGTAACAGCTAATAACTGCTTCTGGCGGCTGGAGATGTCTTTATTTCTCAAACCAAACTGCTGAAGGGTCTGCGGATGGTACTGCCTATGATGCTgcagtgaaagtgtgtgtataagagtgtgtctctttgtgtctttgagtgtgtttgtaagaggacacacacacacacacacttccaggGACATGTGTGGCTGtcctcctttttctccctctctgtctcttcttccctTGCCTCccactccccctcctcctcctcctcctcctcctcctcctcctcctctcccctcttctgTCTCCCTTTTCGCTGGAGATATGAAGGGTAAAATTTCTGGTGGAAGCTCAGATTTTCAGGccagaaaatataaaagaaacagacttgTGCAGGTGTTCTTTTTTTGGTTCATCTTCTCTACAGCACCTTTGTCACAGCTCATCCATCCTGCCTCTCATGGCCCTTCAGACAGCATTAGCTTTTGAATGATGATAGACGATGTTTACTTTGGCTCCTAAACCATAAACCCTTGTcagttttaaataaatgaacacaaaagtaagaaaaataCTGCTAAAAATAAGGATGCTAGTGCGTATTTCATGGGCGCAGAAATGCAATATGATGTTAGCTTGCAGATGGatgaataaatatttttctgttgctgctgtgtGCTTTGCAATATCCCTCtcacagtgtcatcagtgagTTCCACAGccttgtaaacatgtttgatactTAAACTCACTCCCCCTCACTTTCTCTTCTGTCCCCAGATAGAGGAGCTGGAACAGAAGTATGGAGGCCATCTCATAGCGCGGAGGGCAGCCCGTCGTATCCAGACAGCCTTCCGACAGTACCAGCTCAGCAAAAACTTCCAAAAGATTCGTAACTCTCTATCGGAGAGCAAACTGCCCCGCAGGATCTCTCTGCGTCACCCCAGCCCTTCCGGACGAAACAGGAATGCAGCCCAGAGACACAGTTATTCCCTGCATCCAGGAACTGGACAGATACCTTTACGCTCCAAAACTCCTCCACCGCCCCCCTGTCgctccacctctctgcctccctctcctgCTTCTGCCCCCACAGCTGCTCCCTCTCTTGCCCCTGGCCCAGTTCCACCTCAAACTCCTTCACAAACTCTCACACAGCTTGAAGACTGCTTCTCTGAACAGGTGAGTGCTATTATTTAAGTAACGGCCTACATTATCATAACAATGACATAATCGTTCAGAAAAAGAAAGCCGCATTTTGCAGGACTGACAGTGTTTGACAGTTGGCCCACTTTGGTGTGGACTGCAGCATCTTAACAACTtctagggggaaaaaaaggtctGATGCTCTGGATCAAAACAGCCTGTATACGGCTCCTTACAGCTCGAAAACATGTTCAGAGAACCTCTTTTTTAACTGCTTCTCAACATCTATTTGATGGATTATGATGAAATTTCCTTTTGACACCCATGGTGCCAagaaatcttaaaaatgtatcagTATTCCACTTTTATCCAGCACCAGCAGCAGGCCATACCAATATAAAGACCCATCTGCGATCATTAGACAATGATATAGGCCCTTGAAGCAACAGCTGTCGTTTTAGGCTCCTGGTGCAGCCAGCTGTGAGTGACTAAGTACCTCTGAACAAGACTCCCCTTTTTATGCATCAGCATTGTTCACAGTGGGACTGGCAACTGGAGAAGTTGAATGTTGTTAGAGTTGAGAGACAAAGTTTAGAGCAACTTGCTAGCAGCACTTTCATGCAGACATATGTTTTTagagattaataaataaagcttaatgatagttagggatgcaccgatcctaacttttaggtcccgataccgatatcgatacctgggctttggtatctgccgatacagATACTATCctatccgatcctggtattgatttatcaatctctttttcttaatgtgaggatagaatcatgttttggtaacttcaggcttctctgacttgatggtgaactgtacatgggttccaagtgctaaaccagaggctggaatcccttaatttcaaggatcagGAACAATAAAATCCTATAACCTGtccttttttttacactttgaatccattaaaagacggtttcttgcttctttgcagtaggctacagcttacgtaaacttcttcctttgggctattttttgcaagtttccggcggagttgttatggatatggatcggcactatatattggccctttgtcaccgatatccgatctagctttttgagtctgatctagccgaaatccgataccaggatcggatcggtgcatccctaatgatAGTCTGATTGGATATCATTACTGGCCTCCATGGCTTGAAAGGCAGTTTGATCTAAATGCAAAGGCAGGCTCAGTAGACAGGGACCTTCACAACAGTTTGTCTTTCTCCTCTAATCTTGCAGATAGCCATTAATTAGCAACCCATCTGGTGTTAGAGACGTGTCTCTTGACCTGATTAAATCATTTCTTTTTAACTGTTTTCTTATAATTATATTTCAGCTTCACTCCTTGGCTGCATCAATTGATGATGCTCTACGTGGTTGGAGTTTATCTGAGAGTGGAGAGGGTAAGGGGCTACTGATGGATCCTGGGGCTCTACGTGCAGCTGCTGAGAGCGCCTGTCTGCCCCGAAGCGCCAGCTCGCTGCTCATGGCCTTCAGGGACGTCACTGTTCACATCGACAGCAATAGCTCTTACACTATCTCCTCCGCAACCACCACAACAACCACCACCTCTCTAGGCAACACAGGCGGGGGACAGCCCGGCAGCAGGAAGACTTCTGTCAGCGGGATGGTCGGAGGAGACGGACTGTTATCGGAGGAGCTAGAGTTTCCTGCACCTCCACCAAGTGAGGAACTGGAAATGGCTGATCCAGGATCCAGGAGGGGTTCGGCGGTGCCAGCTCCAGGAGGATTAGGGGGATTCGAGGGGGACTTTGGCTCAGACAGGCTGGGCTCTACCTCCACGTCTACCTCTACCTCCACGTCTGTTTCCACCTCAGTCCAGTCTAACCAGCAGCCTGCTCAGATTTACACTCAGTACCAGCAGTATCACTACACTCATCCTCAGCAGATCCCTGGGGGGCCTAGCCCTGAGGCCCTACAGGCACTGGTCGTGTCTCTGCCAAGGGACCGCTGCCAGGATCCAGCCTCATGTAGATCTCCAACCCTGTCCACGGATACACACCGCAAACGCCTGTACCGTATAGGACTCAACCTCTTCAATGTGTAAGTGGGCCGGcagcgcacgcacgcacacacacacacacacacacacacacacacacacacacacacacacacacacacacacacacacacacacacacacacacacacacacacacacacacacacacacacaaactgtctcAACAAGAAAGCTAATTTTTTTCTGCCCCCTCTGGCTCAGGGTTCAAAGtacactttttttctgtttatgtctAACAAATCTCCAACAGGCCGGCAAAAGTGCTGTAAGCAGCTGCTCATTAGTGTTTGTAATTGTTGGGAGGAGCTGTCTCTTCAGTGCCATCTTGTGATGTTGTGATGTCAATGAGAGGCGGGCGGTGGGACAAAAGGAAGAGCGAGTGAGGTAGAAAAGAGGGAAAATGCAGCTGAAGGGAAGAGGCAGTCAAGGAGGTCATGAACAAAGCCTCTCAGTGTCTATAAATAGACCCCACAGTTGGACTGCACTTATGATTAGTTAGTacaaattaaagtaaattaaGTCTTATGCATCAGTGACAGCGGGGCAGATCCTGAAGTCTAGGGCGAACAGCTTTTGCGCATGAATGCACTCGTCTTGTGCTTCCTCTTACTCTCCTTTATACACACAAAACGCACATATCCTCTTAAACATGTTGTTACGCATATTCTTTTCTCACTCTAGCCCACACACCTATACGCTTCAAAGCACAAAAACATAACACATACACACGCTGATTAACTCTAACACTTTCTGCTTTTCTATCCTCTTGCAGGAACCCAGAGAGAGGCATCCACTTTCTGATCACGCGTGGCTTCGTCCCGGACACGGCAATCGGAGTGGCTCACTTCCTGTTGCAGAGGAAGGGTCTGAGCAGACAGATGATTGGAGAGTTTTTGGGAAACAGCAAGTTACAATTTAACAGAGATGTCCTGGAGTGAGTTTGCAGTATTTATAAATGGTGTCATGACTATGGCCCACACAGACATATTCAAACATATTCATGGTTACATTTTTCTACCCATGTAGTTCTTCATTTCACAACCCATGTACACCTAATAGCTAAAAAAGCACTTTTTTGATTAACAGATCAGTTAAGGGCATTATTGTGCGACTTAAGCAATTTAACATTACACTTCAACAAAGTTGAGAGTCAGTGGTCAAatggaaaaactcaaatcagCAAAGGTTGAGTTAGTTACCCTTATTTccttctttaaccctcctgttatgttcttttctctggaacagcaataatgttgctgtgccaatttgacccGAGGCATATTCAAAAGTTATTATCATTacacaaaagtgtcagaacccaaaaaattccaatacacattttcttaaatctaatttttaactccattactaaccatttaaatcaagatttggtccattggtgttctttaattctcacagatcatggttcaatgaggataactcactcgttttttaattaaaatttatgttaaaacttgttttaatgtacattggaaagacctaaatataaatacaatagtttgacatgacacagatttttgtttattttattttaaattttgattttttttttttttatgaagtgatgttgataaattaacatgactcctcttctgtcacattctgcccagatttttatgctgcaattagctggtttggaaggcatatattacctaaaatagactttaaaatgacccgcaacataacaggagggttaaatgaggCTCTAAAAACTCGAGAACTCGAAACTTAACAGTGTCTATTTGTTAAACTTCCTGATGGGTAAACATTCACGTCTTACAAACCAAACTCCGTctagaaaacaacatttttacattctTAAGATAGCCTTCATGATAAGTGAACTGACCTTCAAAAGTAAAATGAGTAAAGAGCCTCTTTGATAAGGATAACTGATGAGTTGCAAGATTGTGAAATCTGTCTGTATGATGCCTCTTCTTTTATGAAATAATTATCAAGTGACAAAGTTATCATGGAAACCCATCTGATTGATCATGTGACCAGATGTCCAGGAGATAAAAGGGGTGAAGAACAACTGAGCTCCTTTGTTTGCAGTGtattgatgcacttgtgttgctctaatgtttttttttttgtttttttttcatgtactttattaatccccaaggggaaattcaatttttccactctgTTGAAAAGTGCTGCACACACATAGGCGGAAATACACACATGAACAGACAGGACCCTGTGAACATGCACTAATGGATGTCACAGTGAGAGGGCTGCACATGAAGGAGCGCCCAAGCTGTTGGGGGTTTGATGCTTTGCTCGATGGCATCTCAGCAGTAACCTTACACCCTTCTAGCTACCAGCCAAATTTCTAAGCTTGGTCTGTGATAGGTGACCCTCTGGTTCCCAACCCAAGACCCTACAGACCGAGATTCTGCCACCTCGCACGTATCAAAGTAatacaaaagaagaaaggaaataaaagataaaaaagacatttgttAAGACTGTCTTTCATGAATTCAGGCATAGAAAATATGCAACATAGAATTTTAGAAGAACCCAACCTGTGATTAATTTGTTGTGTTATAACACTCATACTCACGGGCACAAAGTCACTTTGACATGCAGCACTTGCATGCATGAGTGCAACACAACCATGAAAACACGCTTTTATTCAATGCTTCCACACTCACCCTTTTTGCATCAATCCAGTGGAGACAGAGATCCGGGATAGAGAGGCTTTTTGCTGAGGTTGTTGCAGAGACTGTAGAAATAGGTCACTGCACCgagcatgcacatgcacacacacacacacacagagacatacagACGCACATAAAAGCACACTCTCTTACTTTCTTGCaatcagaaacacagacacaaatatgCACATGAACATTACATGTAGACACAAAATCTTGCGCATATACTTCTCCCATTGCTACAGCCTGTCCTCAGCCTTTCATGTACCTCTCGCTCTTGCATCCccaacccacccacccacccacacacacacacacacacacacacacacacacacacacacacacagacacacacacacactttgcaaAGCATCATTGGccctctcatccctctcttctgttcccTCTTATCTCCCACTGTCGTCAGACCCCATCCCCTTCATTGATGTATgcaacgtgtgtgtgtatgcgtgtgtgcgCAAACATGTCGTCTCTATATGTGTCTTCCAGGTCAGTGCTCCTGTAATTGAAGTATGACTGTAAAAGGATGATTTGCCATCAGCACATCTGCACTCATACtttgttgcacacacacacaaaaactcacccttgcacacactcactttctcATTAGAGTGACACACAAAGAATCAACTCGATCTCActcattctctcttttttttttccactctctgtctgtccctttATAGCTGCGTTGTGGACGAGATGGATTTCTCAGGCATGGAGCTGGACGAAGCCCTGAGAAAGTTCCAGGCTCATGTTCGTGTTCAGGGGGAAGCACAGAAAGTGGAGAGACTCATCGAAGCCTTTAGGTGAGTCTGTCAACTCGCTCACAAGTGGGCCGCACTGACAAACAAGCTCCGGCTCTTCTTTTCAGCAGAGTTCAACACAGCAACAGTCCATCACATGATTTAGCAGAGCTGGAAAGGGCACTCTCTTAAAATGAACACACCTTTGTCCAGGGACACCTTTGCATGTCAAAAAAAGACACCTGGCTATTTTGCAAAAAATTTTAATCTAGTCTATTGCAACTTTGTGGACATAGATGTATTCGCAATGGCATACTAATAGGCTTACTTTATAGACAGTGGGCTACTGTTTTCTGCAGATTTACTGCAGCATGCTCTGATGAAATCAAAGCCTTGTAT carries:
- the iqsec3b gene encoding IQ motif and SEC7 domain-containing protein 3 isoform X2, encoding MMSSSLLENPVQAILYLRELTTIVQNQQSLIQTQRSRIEELDRRVDELIGENRHLRDVRIQQQHPYHHLHHHHHHPDPSCLPHHQPPPQDPQLKTSAGSPSDHAAAPGPAQVEVAPSVLPSPPQPMDPGDMQLVPADPSAVSPDESDPENGRSSPSCRSLVPLTPTTTLCRSLALARKSESETILHQFCCPAPEHPEVDTTGSSGGQMLSLEDGTSSGGGHEVEGTKREGPSEYEISLENKNKQIEELEQKYGGHLIARRAARRIQTAFRQYQLSKNFQKIRNSLSESKLPRRISLRHPSPSGRNRNAAQRHSYSLHPGTGQIPLRSKTPPPPPCRSTSLPPSPASAPTAAPSLAPGPVPPQTPSQTLTQLEDCFSEQLHSLAASIDDALRGWSLSESGEGKGLLMDPGALRAAAESACLPRSASSLLMAFRDVTVHIDSNSSYTISSATTTTTTTSLGNTGGGQPGSRKTSVSGMVGGDGLLSEELEFPAPPPSEELEMADPGSRRGSAVPAPGGLGGFEGDFGSDRLGSTSTSTSTSTSVSTSVQSNQQPAQIYTQYQQYHYTHPQQIPGGPSPEALQALVVSLPRDRCQDPASCRSPTLSTDTHRKRLYRIGLNLFNVNPERGIHFLITRGFVPDTAIGVAHFLLQRKGLSRQMIGEFLGNSKLQFNRDVLDCVVDEMDFSGMELDEALRKFQAHVRVQGEAQKVERLIEAFSQRYCMCNPDVVQQFHNPDTIFILAFAVVLLNTDMYSPNIKPQRKMGLDDFIRNLRGVDDGADIPREMVAGIYERIQQRELRSNEDHVTYVSRVEQSILGLKTILAVPHRRLVCCCRLFEVPDANKPHKQKLSQLQREVFLFNDLLLVLKLCPKKKSSASYTFCKAMGLLGMQFHLFSNEYYAHGITMLSPFTSEKKQLVSFCSPSGEELRKFAEELREAITEVNEMEQIHIQWELERQQGIQHGIHTNGGQLDAHTGSPSGQQDPYDKTGNNNTVEAADLSTEPAQH